A genome region from Musa acuminata AAA Group cultivar baxijiao chromosome BXJ3-5, Cavendish_Baxijiao_AAA, whole genome shotgun sequence includes the following:
- the LOC135638416 gene encoding stigma-specific STIG1-like protein 1 yields the protein MTMRFFIVVACALALTTSLALPVSSVESDERSTAAATPPLLSRGIDSLFPQYHPRGSMTCDNVPRVCRASGSPGPDCCRKQCVNVMTDNQNCGQCGKKCWFGQACCGGSCVNVMYDPKNCGGCNKRCTKGCFCQFGMCSYA from the coding sequence ATGACAATGAGGTTCTTCATCGTCGTGGCATGCGCCTTGGCCTTGACCACATCTCTTGCCCTCCCCGTTTCCTCTGTGGAATCTGACGAGCGCTCGACAGCAGCAGCAACACCGCCTTTATTGTCCCGGGGGATCGACTCCTTGTTCCCGCAGTACCATCCGAGAGGCTCGATGACCTGCGACAATGTCCCTCGGGTTTGTCGCGCCAGCGGCAGCCCCGGCCCCGACTGCTGCAGGAAACAGTGCGTGAACGTGATGACCGACAACCAGAACTGCGGGCAGTGCGGGAAGAAGTGCTGGTTCGGCCAAGCGTGCTGCGGCGGCAGCTGCGTCAACGTGATGTATGACCCCAAGAACTGCGGTGGCTGCAACAAGAGGTGCACGAAGGGTTGCTTCTGCCAGTTCGGGATGTGTAGCTATGCTTAG
- the LOC135638417 gene encoding stigma-specific STIG1-like protein 1, which produces MALTTSLSLPVSSAESDERSTAAATPPLLSRGIDSLFPQYHPRGSMTCDNVPRFCRASGSPGPDCCRKQCVNVMTDNQNCGQCGKKCWFGQTCCGGSCVNVMYDPKNCGGCNKRCTKGCFCQFGMCSYA; this is translated from the coding sequence ATGGCCTTGACCACATCTCTTTCCCTCCCCGTTTCCTCTGCGGAATCCGACGAGCGCTCGACAGCAGCAGCAACACCGCCTTTATTGTCCCGGGGGATCGACTCCTTGTTCCCGCAGTACCATCCGAGAGGCTCGATGACCTGCGACAATGTCCCTCGGTTTTGTCGCGCCAGCGGCAGCCCCGGCCCCGACTGCTGCAGGAAACAGTGCGTGAACGTGATGACCGACAACCAGAACTGCGGGCAGTGCGGGAAGAAGTGCTGGTTCGGCCAAACGTGCTGCGGCGGCAGCTGCGTCAACGTGATGTATGACCCCAAGAACTGCGGTGGCTGCAACAAGAGGTGCACGAAGGGTTGCTTCTGCCAGTTCGGGATGTGTAGCTATGCTTAG
- the LOC135638415 gene encoding stigma-specific STIG1-like protein 1, with amino-acid sequence MALTTSLALPVSSSESDERSTVAATPPLLSRGIYSLFPQYHPRGSMTCDNVPRVCRASGSPGPDCCRKQCVNVMTDNQNCGQCGKKCWFGQACCGGRCVNVMYDPKNCGGCNKRCTKGCFCQFGMCSYA; translated from the coding sequence ATGGCCTTGACCACATCTCTTGCCCTCCCCGTTTCCTCTTCGGAATCGGACGAGCGCTCGACAGTAGCAGCAACACCGCCTTTATTGTCCCGGGGGATCTACTCCTTGTTCCCGCAGTACCATCCGAGAGGCTCGATGACCTGCGACAATGTCCCTCGGGTTTGTCGCGCCAGCGGCAGCCCCGGCCCCGACTGCTGCAGGAAACAGTGCGTGAACGTGATGACCGACAACCAGAACTGCGGGCAGTGCGGGAAGAAGTGCTGGTTCGGCCAAGCGTGCTGCGGCGGCAGGTGCGTCAACGTGATGTATGACCCCAAGAACTGCGGTGGCTGCAACAAGAGGTGCACGAAGGGTTGCTTCTGCCAGTTCGGGATGTGTAGCTATGCTTAG